In Hydrogenovibrio thermophilus, the following are encoded in one genomic region:
- a CDS encoding MOSC domain-containing protein, translated as MIIGKVAAVLVGRVAALGEAAESGIDKHPVSGPVMAEPLGLVGDQQADLRVHGGPDKAVHVYPAAHYAFWQTQIDSPLLARPGAFGENLSVSGLVESDVCFGDVWQIGSARFEVSQGRQPCWKLNLRFGVADMAQQVQNSLKVGWYLRVLESGNVQAGDEVELLARSYPDWSIERIMRVFYRDGLNVSELEALLDLPLPSSWHRTLQKRLASGKLENWQPRLFGH; from the coding sequence ATGATAATCGGTAAAGTGGCGGCGGTTTTGGTCGGACGCGTGGCAGCGTTGGGTGAGGCGGCGGAAAGTGGCATTGACAAACACCCGGTGTCCGGCCCGGTGATGGCCGAACCCTTGGGGTTGGTCGGAGATCAACAAGCGGATTTGCGTGTGCATGGCGGCCCGGATAAAGCGGTGCATGTGTATCCGGCGGCGCATTATGCTTTCTGGCAAACCCAGATTGATTCGCCATTATTGGCCAGGCCTGGTGCGTTTGGGGAGAACCTGTCGGTGTCAGGCCTGGTGGAATCCGATGTGTGTTTCGGGGATGTTTGGCAGATCGGTTCCGCCCGTTTTGAGGTGTCGCAGGGACGCCAGCCTTGCTGGAAACTGAATCTGCGCTTCGGGGTGGCGGATATGGCACAACAGGTTCAGAACAGTCTGAAGGTCGGGTGGTATTTGCGTGTGTTGGAATCGGGAAACGTGCAGGCCGGAGACGAGGTCGAATTGTTGGCGCGGTCGTATCCCGATTGGAGCATCGAGCGCATCATGCGGGTGTTTTATCGGGATGGTTTAAACGTTTCTGAATTGGAAGCCTTATTGGACTTGCCGCTGCCGTCGTCCTGGCATCGCACGTTGCAAAAGCGGTTGGCGTCCGGCAAACTGGAAAATTGGCAACCGCGCTTATTCGGCCACTGA
- a CDS encoding DUF2059 domain-containing protein: MKKLLALPFLTLSLHLPSAFAEPATTDSVKQLMETTGSTQMSRQIVQQMIPMLKKLVPDAPDDFWDSFMKEINPEQINALVIPIYQKYLNEEDVQKINAFYETPTGQKLLKVQPKIARESMQAGQAWGREIAQKVLSEYEKSQRQATPPPQDNLLE; encoded by the coding sequence ATGAAAAAATTGCTCGCCTTGCCGTTTTTAACGCTCTCTTTGCACTTGCCGTCCGCCTTCGCGGAACCCGCCACTACCGACAGCGTTAAACAGTTGATGGAGACCACCGGCTCGACGCAAATGTCCCGCCAGATCGTACAGCAGATGATTCCGATGTTGAAAAAACTGGTGCCGGATGCACCGGATGATTTCTGGGACAGTTTTATGAAAGAGATTAACCCGGAGCAGATCAACGCCCTGGTGATTCCGATATACCAAAAATACCTGAACGAAGAAGACGTTCAAAAAATCAATGCGTTTTACGAAACTCCCACCGGCCAGAAACTCTTGAAGGTACAGCCGAAAATCGCACGGGAATCGATGCAAGCCGGCCAGGCCTGGGGCCGAGAAATCGCGCAAAAGGTGTTGAGCGAGTATGAAAAATCGCAGCGCCAGGCCACCCCGCCACCGCAAGACAACCTATTGGAGTAA